One Xiphophorus hellerii strain 12219 chromosome 24, Xiphophorus_hellerii-4.1, whole genome shotgun sequence DNA window includes the following coding sequences:
- the LOC116716157 gene encoding transmembrane protein FAM155A-like, producing the protein MTRGAGTCWQQEDDDGFQIWLEPPRDHQKPFTDSERAQRWRLSLASLLFLTVLLSDRLWFCAEARLARTPDKFASSHLRSPHTHSVHISLTENPHAIFLGNSTKHLCRLETRHRDSSSGDCFAFADADDLCRGLSDKQGPRVANMSDLYLSFCNSYSLLDLFDGSASPDNLNCSVRALEDGDATRCGECVQAFQRYDQHAQEKYEDFELLTEKYEPGAYSVRTCMEQCKMAYKPWLCAQYFPNIKQSCQRKIPCHRYCLEVQQSCPFILPDNDDLIHGGNPSFICTGLLGDHPSDGEAECCDVRWDSKMDSPSGSTLQRTASSCQPEGASVTSAASPRLCSGRLKICLLALVLLQTVIIISASHNSTLLDVAAIFSPEEAAPNEE; encoded by the exons ATGACCAGGGGTGCTGGGACGTGTTGGCAGCAAGAAGACGACGACGGCTTCCAAATCTGGCTCGAGCCCCCTCGCGACCACCAAAAGCCATTCACCGACTCTGAGAGGGCGCAGAGATGGCGACTGTCCTTGGCATCTCTCCTGTTCCTCACCGTCCTCCTCTCTGATCGCCTGTGGTTCTGCGCCGAGGCCAGGCTGGCCCGAACCCCGGACAAGTTCGCGTCCTCCCACCTCCGCTCCCCCCACACCCACTCGGTGCACATCAGCCTCACAGAGAACCCCCACGCTATTTTTCTAGGAAACTCCACCAAACATCTGTGTCGCCTCGAAACTCGCCACCGGGACAGTTCGTCCGGCGACTGCTTCGCCTTCGCGGATGCGGACGACCTGTGCCGCGGCCTCTCCGACAAGCAGGGCCCGCGGGTCGCTAACATGAGCGACTTGTACCTGTCCTTTTGTAACTCCTACTCCCTGCTGGACCTGTTCGACGGCTCGGCGAGCCCGGACAACCTGAACTGCAGCGTCCGGGCGCTGGAGGACGGCGACGCGACGCGATGCGGCGAGTGCGTCCAGGCGTTCCAGCGCTACGACCAGCACGCCCAGGAGAAATACGAGGACTTTGAGCTCCTGACGGAGAAATACGAGCCGGGGGCTTATTCGGTGAGGACGTGCATGGAGCAGTGCAAG atgGCCTATAAGCCCTGGCTCTGTGCTCAGTACTTCCCCAACATCAAGCAGTCTTGTCAGAGGAAGATACCGTGCCATCGGTACTGCCTGGAGGTCCAGCAGAGCTGCCCGTTCATCCTGCCCGACAACGACGACCTGATCCACGGCGGAAACCCCAGCTTCATCTGCACAG GGCTCCTGGGAGACCATCCATCAGACGGCGAGGCGGAGTGCTGCGACGTTCGATGGGACTCCAAAATGGACAGCCCTTCAGGCAGCACGCTTCAAAGGACTGCTTCTTCCTGCCAGCCCGAGGGGGCTTCGGTCACTTCCGCCGCCAGCCCGAGACTGTGCAGCGGGCGACTGAAGATATGCCTGCTGGCCCTCGTCCTCCTACAAACTGTCATCATCATCTCAGCCTCGCATAACTCTACGTTGCTGGACGTGGCCGCCATTTTCTCACCGGAGGAGGCCGCTCCGAACGAGGAGTGA
- the lig4 gene encoding DNA ligase 4, with the protein MMEGTSKNGAAAAEPSVAAQVPFLHLCTTLEKIQKSKLRPDKSKILGDFIESWRKFHAALHKDNPKTTDSFYPAMRLIVPPFERERMAYGIKESMLAKLYIDVLGLPKNGPEASKLLNYRAPTTSQGEAGDFAGMAYFVLKKRCTSQGNLSIKEVNDFLDSVAINNASKQKDQVKKSLLHLITQSSALEQKWLIRMILKDMKLGVSKETVLQVFHPDAAELYNVNTDLKKVCQQLHDPSVSLSEVSIELFSAFKPMLAAVANIRNVEKQMGNSPFYLQTKLDGERIQLHKDGDVYKYFSRNAFEYTQQFGGSPLEGSLTPYIHNVFKSNVVNCILDGEMMAFNPTAGTFMQKGNKFDIKRLMDDSELQTCFCVFDVLLVNNQKLGKEPLKKRYEFLQTVFTPVKGRIHVVPKTEVGTMQDVVSALNDAIDNREEGIMVKDPLSIYKPDKRGEGWLKIKPEYVDGLMDELDLLIVGGYWGKGRRGGMMSHFLCAIAEAAKPGEKPSVFHSFCRIGSGYTMKELYDLGLKLAKHWKVYRKNDPPASILCGVEKPEVYIEPCNSVIIQVKAAEIVGSDMYKTNCTLRFPRIEKIREDKEWHQCMTLAELDQFRSKASGKLASRHLHIDGDEPQKKKRKLPVKPKKVVGVIDHFKPQDLSGVSKETDMFEDVEFCILNGTEGHPKSELEKGVARCGGIVVQNPGRDTYCVVAGVENMRVKNLISSNQHDVVWASWLLECLDQKEVVPWQPRHMIHMSPSTREHFAKEYDSYGDSYFVDTDEEQLREVFSRIDGEQAAMASVGAAQVEERYGWDDLPTSMFRPFTFYFHILDPKSATGATCLDIRALEVRYHGGTVAKALEEGVSHVVVEEETRLLELRTLRRRFRKKFKIVKDSWVTDSITAGHPMDDADYLV; encoded by the exons ATGATGGAGGGAACTTCCAAAAATGGAGCGGCTGCTGCAGAGCCCAGCGTTGCTGCTCAGGTTCCTTTCCTTCACTTGTGCACAACTTTAGAGAAAATCCAGAAGTCCAAACTCCGTCCAGATAAATCCAAGATCCTTGGGGATTTCATTGAATCATGGCGGAAATTTCATGCCGCCCTCCACAAGGACAATCCGAAAACTACAGACTCCTTCTACCCTGCTATGCGCCTCATCGTCCCGCCTTTTGAGCGAGAGCGAATGGCCTATGGCATCAAAGAGAGCATGCTAGCTAAGCTCTACATCGATGTTTTAGGCCTCCCAAAGAATGGCCCAGAAGCCAGTAAGCTCCTGAACTACCGTGCTCCGACTACATCCCAAGGAGAAGCAGGGGATTTCGCCGGCATGGCATACTTTGTGCTGAAGAAGCGATGTACCAGCCAAGGAAACCTCAGTATCAAAGAGGTCAATGACTTTCTTGACTCAGTGGCCATCAACAATGCCAGCAAGCAGAAGGATCAGGTGAAAAAGAGCCTGCTGCACCTCATCACTCAGAGCTCTGCTCTGGAGCAAAAGTGGCTTATTAGGATGATTCTGAAGGACATGAAGCTTGGAGTCAGCAAGGAAACTGTTCTCCAGGTCTTCCACCCGGACGCTGCAGAGCTCTACAATGTCAACACAGACTTAAAGAAGGTGTGCCAGCAGCTGCACGACCCCTCTGTGTCTTTAAGCGAAGTCTCAATTGAACTCTTCTCTGCCTTCAAGCCAATGTTGGCAGCGGTGGCCAACATCCGCAACGTCGAGAAGCAGATGGGGAACAGCCCCTTTTACCTTCAGACGAAACTGGATGGGGAGCGGATTCAGCTTCACAAGGATGGAGACGTGTACAAGTACTTCAGCCGGAACGCATTTGAATACACGCAGCAGTTCGGAGGATCGCCGCTCGAGGGATCACTCACTCCTTACATCCACAACGTGTTCAAAAGCAACGTTGTAAACTGCATCCTGGATGGCGAGATGATGGCATTCAACCCGACGGCGGGGACCTTCATGCAGAAAGGGAACAAATTTGACATTAAGAGACTGATGGACGACTCTGAGCTGCAGACGTGCTTCTGCGTCTTTGACGTGTTGCTGGTTAATAACCAAAAACTTGGCAAAGAACCGCTGAAGAAGCGATATGAGTTTCTCCAGACGGTCTTCACCCCCGTCAAGGGTCGGATACATGTGGTGCCAAAGACAGAAGTCGGAACAATGCAAGATGTTGTCAGCGCTCTTAACGATGCCATTGACAACAGGGAAGAAGGGATTATGGTGAAGGACCCTTTGTCCATCTACAAACCTGATAAACGAGGGGAGGGTTGGCTGAAAATAAAGCCGGAGTATGTGGACGGCTTGATGGATGAGCTGGACCTGCTGATTGTTGGTGGTTACTGGGGGAAAGGAAGACGGGGCGGGATGATGTCCCACTTTCTATGTGCTATTGCAGAAGCGGCAAAGCCTGGTGAGAAGCCGTCGGTTTTCCACTCCTTCTGCCGAATTGGCTCGGGTTACACCATGAAAGAGTTGTATGACCTTGGGTTGAAGCTTGCGAAGCATTGGAAAGTCTACCGGAAAAACGACCCGCCGGCATCCATCCTCTGTGGAGTGGAGAAACCGGAAGTGTACATCGAACCCTGCAACTCAGTCATCATCCAGGTCAAAGCGGCCGAGATAGTCGGAAGCGACATGTACAAGACCAACTGCACCCTGCGGTTCCCCAGAATCGAAAAGATCCGCGAGGACAAAGAGTGGCACCAGTGCATGACTCTGGCAGAGCTGGATCAGTTCCGCAGCAAGGCGTCCGGGAAACTGGCCTCGCGGCACCTTCACATCGACGGCGAcgaaccacagaagaagaagcggAAGCTGCCTGTCAAACCAAAGAAGGTGGTTGGCGTCATTGACCACTTCAAGCCCCAGGATCTGTCCGGAGTTTCCAAGGAGACGGACATGTTTGAGGATGTGGAGTTCTGCATCCTGAACGGCACTGAAGGTCACCCAAAGTCAGAGCTGGAGAAGGGCGTGGCCAG GTGTGGCGGCATTGTGGTCCAGAACCCGGGACGGGACACTTACTGCGTGGTTGCCGGCGTGGAGAACATGCGCGTGAAGAACCTGATTTCCTCCAATCAGCACGACGTGGTCTGGGCGTCATGGCTGCTGGAGTGCCTGGATCAGAAGGAAGTGGTGCCATGGCAACCGCGCCACATGATCCACATGTCGCCCTCGACCAGGGAACACTTCGCCAAGGAGTATGACAGCTACGGCGACAGCTACTTTGTCGATACGGATGAGGAGCAGCTGAGGGAAGTGTTCAGCAGGATCGACGGGGAGCAGGCGGCGATGGCGTCTGTCGGCGCCGCGCAGGTGGAGGAGCGTTACGGCTGGGACGACCTTCCCACCAGCATGTTCAGACCCTTCACCTTTTACTTCCACATCTTGGATCCGAAAAGCGCAACAGGTGCTACCTGTCTGGACATCAGGGCGCTGGAGGTTCGATACCACGGAGGAACGGTGGCGAAGGCGCTGGAGGAAGGAGTTTCTCACGTCGTTGTCGAGGAAGAGACGAGACTCCTGGAGCTGAGGACGCTGAGGCGCCGCTTCAGGAAGAAGTTTAAGATCGTTAAAGACTCGTGGGTGACCGACTCCATTACGGCAGGGCATCCGATGGACGATGCTGACTACCTGGTTTGA